The following are from one region of the Lacinutrix sp. Bg11-31 genome:
- a CDS encoding helix-turn-helix domain-containing protein — translation MAIQDITVHTYKDLFSLSVVQFEKACVVNKPEQVDVYSIYWIKEGVGTYNIDFKSYSFKENVLFFLSPGQVFSVDSEKIKEAYKITFVKDFYCIQTHDKEVACNGVLFNNVYETPFVKPCENDTKKLSFILESLIEEFKNTETAQYDMLQTYLKQFIIHSVRIQKEHHPIKTDIETKLFKDFSTLVEQNYKTLHSVTDYANRLAVSPKSLTKNFQKVGAETPSDFIKNRIVLEAKRQLIYTDEAVKQIAYDLGFNDSAYFSRFFTKATTKSPLQFRKDY, via the coding sequence ATGGCAATACAAGACATAACAGTACATACCTATAAAGATCTCTTTTCGTTAAGCGTCGTGCAATTCGAAAAAGCCTGCGTAGTCAATAAACCAGAGCAAGTAGATGTCTACAGTATTTATTGGATTAAAGAAGGAGTAGGGACCTATAACATAGATTTTAAAAGCTACTCTTTTAAAGAGAATGTATTGTTCTTTCTATCACCTGGTCAAGTATTCTCTGTAGATTCCGAAAAAATAAAAGAAGCCTATAAAATCACCTTTGTTAAAGACTTCTATTGCATACAAACACACGATAAAGAAGTTGCCTGTAACGGTGTGCTCTTTAATAATGTCTACGAAACACCTTTTGTAAAACCATGCGAAAACGATACTAAAAAACTTAGTTTTATATTAGAAAGCCTTATCGAGGAATTCAAAAACACCGAAACCGCCCAGTACGATATGTTGCAAACCTATTTAAAGCAATTTATTATCCATTCGGTACGCATACAAAAAGAACATCATCCTATAAAAACCGACATAGAAACTAAACTCTTTAAAGACTTTAGCACACTAGTAGAGCAAAACTATAAAACGCTGCACTCTGTAACAGACTATGCAAATAGGTTAGCAGTATCACCAAAATCGTTGACCAAAAACTTTCAAAAAGTAGGCGCAGAAACACCAAGTGATTTTATTAAAAACCGAATTGTCCTAGAAGCAAAGCGCCAACTTATCTATACAGACGAAGCCGTAAAACAAATTGCTTACGACCTTGGTTTTAATGACTCGGCATACTTCAGTCGTTTTTTCACCAAAGCAACCACAAAGTCTCCATTACAATTTAGAAAAGACTATTAG